From Triticum aestivum cultivar Chinese Spring chromosome 4A, IWGSC CS RefSeq v2.1, whole genome shotgun sequence, a single genomic window includes:
- the LOC123082477 gene encoding uncharacterized protein — MADYGYPDGGGEEKDMQWPPAPPAYGYPDDDGGGKRPPFVLIDPKAYFADRKNATTAFCDMKAPKLKGRLQVTFCAVAPPLVSYFCVHATHMDHTEFAVSPFIVATETDGGLVLLCVVAGKHPTDAQLLRNRQYFVYDACDCQLYHLPHPGPQHEINGFSLAIMREPNKGTGTCNLHPHGQAEFGHFVVAAQARFFWGKESPQLCIYHSATKTWSKKPVVIDSSPQKHSTTKTFTIGGPKGTVAWVDLCRNIIFCDVLAERPKLSCLNLPPPLRPRPNVGAGDPRSHRNIAVLGNTIKYVEMLPHPDRSSSTHPSHRWEVAAWSIQKANRSWPKDWHTECNLDSTHIRVDSGTTAAALPTLSTLHVGLPTVSLQNDAIIYLLAKIDYRQSEHTAWVLAVDMQTKTVTQVAEFCAERTLGLALGFDASSISAYLQTAPGTQRIPKRPGVPLMKCPSKKQSKDA, encoded by the coding sequence ATGGCCGATTACGGCTATcccgacggcggcggcgaagagaAGGACATGCAGTGGCCACCGGCTCCTCCCGCCTACGGCTAccccgacgacgacggcggcggcaagcGGCCGCCCTTCGTCCTCATCGATCCAAAGGCCTACTTCGCCGACCGCAAGAACGCCACCACCGCCTTCTGCGATATGAAGGCCCCCAAGCTCAAGGGCCGACTCCAGGTCACCTTctgcgccgtcgccccgccgctcGTCTCCTACTTCTGCGTCCACGCCACCCACATGGACCACACCGAGTTCGCCGTATCGCCCTTCATCGTGGCCACCGAGACCGACGGCGGCCTCGTCCTCCTATGCGTCGTCGCCGGTAAGCATCCAACCGATGCCCAGCTTCTCCGAAATCGCCAATACTTCGTCTACGACGCCTGCGACTGCCAACTTTACCACCTCCCGCACCCTGGCCCCCAACACGAAATCAACGGCTTCTCGCTCGCCATCATGCGCGAGCCCAACAAAGGCACCGGCACCTGCAACCTACACCCCCATGGACAGGCAGAGTTCGGTCACTTCGTCGTTGCCGCACAAGCTCGCTTTTTCTGGGGTAAAGAATCTCCTCAGCTCTGCATCTATCACTCTGCTACCAAGACCTGGAGCAAGAAGCCGGTGGTGATAGATTCATCTCCACAAAAACACTCCACAACCAAGACATTCACCATTGGAGGACCCAAGGGCACCGTGGCCTGGGTGGATCTCTGCCGCAACATCATCTTCTGCGACGTGCTTGCCGAACGCCCCAAGCTCAGCTGCCTGAATCTGCCACCGCCCCTCAGGCCCCGCCCCAACGTCGGGGCTGGCGATCCAAGGTCTCATCGCAACATTGCGGTCCTTGGCAACACCATCAAGTATGTCGAGATGCTGCCTCACCCCGACAGAAGCTCCTCTACACACCCCTCCCATCGTTGGGAGGTCGCGGCATGGAGCATCCAGAAGGCAAATCGGTCCTGGCCCAAGGACTGGCACACCGAATGCAACCTCGATTCCACCCATATAAGGGTTGATTCTGGTACCACAGCGGCTGCCCTCCCAACCTTGTCGACTCTCCACGTTGGCCTGCCCACCGTCAGCCTGCAGAATGATGCCATTATTTACTTGCTCGCCAAGATTGACTACCGCCAAAGCGAACACACAGCATGGGTGCTTGCTGTTGACATGCAGACCAAGACTGTCACGCAAGTGGCTGAGTTTTGCGCCGAGAGGACTCTTGGTTTAGCCTTGGGCTTCGACGCAAGTAGCATCTCGGCATATCTCCAAACTGCTCCAG